CTTGTTGCACTTACATCCTGCTGTTCTACCAGGTGGCACACATGGGTTTCCAAGGCGGTCTCTCATCCCAGCACTGGCCACACCAAGACCAGCTTTGCTGCCAGAAGATGGCTATATCTTGTGTCTTCAACCCAAGTGCTGGGCTTTAGTTCTATGGAGCCCCTTAGGCCCACACAAAGCCCACATTCCCAAGCTCTTTGTGGCCACTGCACAACTATTCAGAGACAGACCATCACCATATCTGACAACAGTTTCCAATCCTGCTAATatgtagaacaggggttctcaagtttgggtccccagatgctgctggactaaaactcccagcattcccaggcacagtggccaaaacCACCCAACTATCCTTCCTCAGATTCTGTGTGTGCATATCTAACCATAGCTtctaagtcagggattctcaaacttgagccCCCAGATAATGTAAGATTAGAATTCCTGATCATTTTACTGGCTTTGCCTTTAACAAGAGCCTGATATGCAGCAATTCAACTCTCTCCAGCACAGAAGAGAGCAGAGAAAGCTCTTCCTATCTCTTGGGAAAACATGCTAGGACAAGCTGCCCCTGCTAAATTTCTGCTTGTCAAGCTGCTGTTGAAGGTGGTAGAGGAGCAaggacagttttttaaaaaattatatgtaAGTGCAGAGATAACCAAGGTTAATAATTTAAATCCATCtgtaaaaaaaatacaaacaaaaaacaaatgactGACAAAGCAGCACAAACATTCAATTCTGGATGCTAAAATGCTGATACTGAAAACTGAATTCCAACATTCTGTCAAATGTGTTGTTCAAATATTTGTAGAAGGAACACGCTTGGACAGATAATCCACTATTTTCACTTGGGAAGGCGAGAAGAAGTGCCAGAAATGAGAGCCAGAGACCAAGAAGGAATGCCCTTGGCATCGACTCCTGTTTACATcacacagctggggagggggagatggcgtCACACCCACTGGAGGCAGAGCCCCAAAAACGGCAGAAGCAGCTCAAAGCGAGCCACACTTGTGTGCCATGCAAGTTGTCCCCTTAAAACACATGGCTACCTAGTGTCTGAGTGTGGACATGGATAGGTGAGGGAGAAGCCATTGTTCTGTATGCTGGCATTTGTTATCCATTTTAACACAATATGTTGCCTTAGCTACTTAGATGAAGCAGCTTAGATAAGCAGCTCAGAGCTACACATTTGCCACTTGGAGCCGAACTAAGTGATGCAGATGAGCAAGTGCTCTCCCAATGTCCTTTCCTTATACTAAAGGCAGTTGCGTGGGGACAGGAGATTAAATGCATTAGGATCATGGTGCTGGTGTCTGAATCGCTCCCTCATGCCATAGCTCTGATCCAAATCTTTCCCCAAGTGAAGTTACTATTAACCTCAGAGGAGAAAATACACAAGTACTTATACTGAATCTCAAGCTTACAGGAACTATTTCAGGCTGACCCAGAGGACTGACCTTTACTTCCACTGTGAAGAAAGTTCCTAACAAACAAGTTTTGGGCAGGAGGCAGTGATACCTGCACTGGTCTTCTGACCTGTGTcagctgctgggagagggagagaccagTGGTATGTCATTCCCTCTAGGACTTCCCATGAACCCCTTGCCATATGTAGAGTTGTATTTGTGCACTATAAAAGGCCCCAAACTTTCTTAAGCAGAGTAAACATAAGCAGGAATTAGGACCCCACCCACAACACGGGATTGtgctgcaggggcataactagggtagggcaggtagggcacgtgccccgggcaccatttgAAGGGGGGGCTGCCACAACAAAAACAAGCCTGTTTGTGCCTGCAAAGAtcgatgtggtggccattttggaagctgccacacatgctcaaatggcctctgtgaggcctggcaaagcccagggctttaaaaaatggccactgaaaacaaaatggctgccacacatgctcaaatggcatctgcaaggccctaggtcatgccaggcctcacagaggccatttgagcatgcgcggcagccattttgttttcaatggccattttttaaagccctgggctttgccaggcctcgcagaggccatttgagcatgtgtggcagcttccaaaatggccaccacatcgaTCTTTGCAGGCACAAACAGGCTTGAAAATCAGCCTAGGACcagctgtggcggtgaattaagaggccggcgaggacgaacctttgcagacccccctccggcctttaggaagccccccgaaggggctacaggtaaaaaaaaatttaaacaaattaatatgtcactgtacacatattcagtttggcactatgtacagagaatcagggctagtgaatactgagctgaagcttatgagctaggattgtattcatttgctcttactttgcttcttgtgataagtgagttaaatgtgatgtcttaataatatggctattaatggtgagtttgtctttgaatcaatgtgaaatccttagtattaaggcccactgggagtttcttgctctctttctctcattttaactgtctttctgaaatactagaatatattccaagcagtgacacagtttactctgcatatcctttattttcagagtatctgggaaaagtcagattctccatttatttttaaaacttatgtaatagtgatgctacaatgcatagtagagaattagacaggcacttctgtttagttttccaagtacacctccacatagtatttgggtatttcatgagcctcagcatactgaaatttgtagtttcccagcattttttggtctggctacatccactgctataaagttattgaaatattaaaagattaacttgacttgtatttttgaactgatattatggtaaagttatctgaaactggtcagatgtttggacagggggcgcaatttcagtgcttgccctaggcgctattttccctagatacgcctctgttgtgcTGCAATTCACAATTCATCTCTTAAGATTACCTCAAGTACCTTgcaaacaggggcataactaccattaggcaaggggaggcggctgcctgggggcccccacgcctcgaggggccccccagaggcaagtcacatgtgaagtgagtgtgtgtgtatcagtgaggggcccattttaaaattttgtctctgggcccactccagccttgttacgcccgcTTGCAAAGCTGCTTGCTTGTGGTGGATTCAGCAAACATTTTTAACACAAACCAAGCCTTAGCCCAGCCAGTTCCTGGATAGGGGTCTGACTAAGAGCCCTATGGAAACTGTTCTGTTTCCCAAAGGATGGACTGGAATGGATACCAGCGAAATAAAGgagtggaggtgggtgggtgtcaGTCAGTAGAAGAACCTTTAGCATCCAAATGCACAGGACAGAAGAGACAGCCTGCAACTTTCATATCCATCCACATCTCAGCCAATACTCAAAAAGGGCCTGTCAATTGTCCTCCTTCCCAACGGGCCTCATATGGCTAGCATGGCAAGAACAGAATTTACAAACTGTTTCTCCACATGCGCATCCGGAACTGTTTCTGTGCTGTCACGAGAGCCCAGCTGCTACTCAGCAAAGTTCTATAATAAACATTACAGGCCTAAACGACAGCCTCTTTCCTCTGCTATTTGCAGAGCGGATGGGCCCCATCCGCTTTGCCTACTTGCTAGATCTGCTGCACCTGAAGCTGCCAGTTACTTGTGTATTTCTCATGCAAGCTATGGCTGGCCGGCCGGAAATGGCGTTCCTCAAAACAcccacagatgctctgccaaAAAGCCTGATGCTTTAAATGCATCTTGATCCAGGGCAGTGGttagatgggggtggggtgagcaagTCTGCAAGAAGTACGGcctggcagcagcaagaaaggaGATGCAATGGAGTTGTTTTCCATACACTAGTGATAATGCACTTTGCACAAACTGCTAACCACCAATGATTAAAGTTATTAAATATAATTAAGGTTGCTAGAGAAACAGGAAGATTCATCTCATAACCACTGACATGTTTGCGAGACAGGAAGTGTGGCTCAGTGCCTCAGCTATGTTGCTTTGTCTTGTTTCTTGGTAGACTGCTTGAAACTTTCAGAAATCCTTGGCATTCGACAGAAGAAGATGCAACACAGTCTGCAGCCCCAGATTCGTTCACCCAATTTCTCACAAGGCAACTTTTGCTGTATTTAGCAGCACAGGTTAACAATCAACACAATAACCTTTTTTGACCCCGTTACTgctttgtgggggcgggggcagtagGCAAGAACCAGGCTTTGCCTACAGACAAGAAAAGGTTTATGCATATATACCAGGGCTGCaagactttggccctccagttgctgCTGGACAACAATGCTCCCCATCCCCGAttgaccactatggctggggatgatgggagctgtcctGTCCCacagcaactggagggccaaagttgtgcagccctggtatagacttTGAAAAAAAATAACCACTCTACTCAGCCTGAGATTCAGCAGTCCAAGTCAATTTTTATCTCAGGTCTTAGCATGGGATTACACTTACCGTTTTTTGCAATGACTTGGGCACTCAGAATTTTAATCTTAAAGAacattttctccctttttgttCCATAAACATTACCATTTTCACTGGAAGATAGCAAATCTATTCTCAGTGCTTAGTCATTTTTTAATTGCCAAATGAAAGACACTTTCCTCCAATACCACTGATTCATATTTAAGCAAGGAGACAAatgtaaaaagaaagataagaagaaaaaagaagagacAAACAAGTTTCctgcaggaagaggaggtggttgtTTTCATTTCGGGAGTTCTATAAACACATTTAAGCCACTGATCACATATACAATGCCATTttagaccttgggttagggcggtataaaaatgcattaaataaataaataaattttgttgaTTTTAATTTGCCATTCCaacatctgattttaaaaaagattttgtaCAGCTACAATGAATTATTGTTGTGGCATGACTGAAGTCCTCTGCAGTTCTTTTTCAGAGAGATACTGACAAGACTAagacacatgcagcctaaccctaTTCATGTTTActgaagtcccattgagttcaaaggagtctatacccaaaaagaggattGAGCATAGTTAGAGATCTATATTTTTGATTAcacaacagagaaataatactGTTGTACTAAGTAATTAATGTTCTTATGCACACTGCAGCCATGGAAGCCCACCTGAAgcatgtgctgacaatgagatGTGTGTTTAGAGATGAGACCTAGAAGCCATAAATTGGAATTTCCTGAGACCCCCATTGGCAAGTATTCCAAATATCATTTGTTTATTTCTTCCAGCAGTAACATCCGTGTCTCCAAaacaggggtggcccaaagtattgcagcacctgaggcaaaGTGCAgaatgctgccttgtcccatgcCACTGTTGGGGGCTAGGCTCATCTTCAAACCAACCCTTACAAGCTCTGAAAGAGAATGAGGAGAAGGGAGGTTGCCTGCAGACTCATCtatccttgtgcttcttgcaaactttgcaaggagtgtgagaacAGGTACTCCTTGCAAAGATCAGATCGGTACCCTGATGGTAGTGGcagagggcatcttgccaccctgctggtgtccCAATAATCTtccgcctgaggtgactgcctcacctcaccgCCTCTGCTTAAAAGGCTACTCCTCTTCCCCACCACTACCGGACAGGGCAGGATATATTAATCCAACACAATTCACTCATTTCTTATATTCCACACTTCCCAAAACTCAGAATAGCTCACACTGGGCTCCTATCCAGCAGGCCAACACTGACATTGAAATATTTAATGGTAGAGCTGTCAAGAGTTTCTAGGTATTTCTCAGGAACACCTTTTATTTCTAGGATCATGACTTATTCCTGAAAAACATAGTTTCATAGACAACATGGCCAACATCAGTCACTACCGCTCTACTGCATTCCTTTAGGGAAACTGATTTGGCAGTCTCACTTACTGTTAACCTTCACAGCAAGCAGAAACAGACCACTGCTTGTGCCATGCTCTTTTATCATTGTGTGTATCAGCACAGGTGAGAGAGAatggtttttgtgttttaaaatggtgAGCACACCAATGACTGCTGAGAAATATTTGATAAGGTGCATCTATATGACATTACCTCTCCATGCAAGCCTCAGACACCTTAGCATCTAAATGTAGAGAGCACCGAACCCATTCACAAAGCTGTTAAAATGGATATTCTATCTCTGAAGGATTAGAATTCTTAACTGGGTTGAGGGGAAGAGCCCTTTTGTTGTTGACATTCTATTCAGGATTCCTTAACAATCTGGACATTCTATCCAGGATTCCTTAAGAAGTTACACGACAGatgaaagaacacacacacaccccgccaccccaGTAGCTTATgtaaaatctatttttccatcCAATTATGTAGAAACCAGTCCGGAGATTGTGCATGCAGGTTATCTGCTACCTCCCTCTCTTCTGCAAGATTTAAGTATTGGAATTCACCTTAAAATCATAGCAGTGCAGAAGCTAACCCATCATGTGCAAGTGATTCATTGGGCAGCTCCCAGCTAGTTACTGGAAGAGATCTTTTAACCCTGGGCACCAATTATCACATCCCAAATACCCTCCGCAGATTAAGATAGGAGACCCAGGATGACAACATACGCACAGCAACAGGACCCAAAAAGAACCAAAGTTGCAATAAACACACTCAAAACCTCCTGTTTTTGGAAAGGTTTATAGTCCTTTGCAATGACTGTATGACACACAATTTTCCTTCCTCCACCATACAGTCCTCGAAGACCAACAGGTACCCATCAGTGGCCAAGGCCCCACCACTTTTACAGCTGGTCTTTGCAACCCAGACCTAGGCTAGCTGCAGAACATCAAATGCACTTTCAACATCTCCATTTAATATTTACATTCAAGCAATTCTTAATAATTGGAAGCTTATAGTTTAGACATTTCTAGTAGCAGCACTTTCTATAATAGCTTGTTTAGCTTtagataataattttttttttttttgcacactgAAAACGACATGTGTTGAAAGTATCAAAAAATATATACCAGAGGAAGGGATGGTTCTGCAGTTTTATGAAAAAGAAGGGTAAGGAAAACAAAACCagaagtggcttttaaaaaggaaaaaaaaatattctgatatagtttttttaatatatatatatatatataatatatgtattcaatataattatatatatatagggcGATCTAGGGAACTCCATAAATCTAGGCTTTTTATATTTCATTATATAAATACCTACAAATAAATATATCAGCACGGCCCACCCAGGGAGGCCTGCTTTCAGCTCAAACAATACATGTTCAGCAACACCACATACAAACGGGAGCAAGAACCACTCAACAAGTTAGCACTGTTAAAATATAATACTATGTAACTCTCCCGTGAGTTAGCTGGGAAGCTGCCACCCTCATCACGTGATGCTCTAGAGGGCAGAGATGGTACTTTAGGAACCAACCAGTATGGAAGGCCACCCTCTAGTGAAGCAGAAGCGCTGTACTCCGCCCTCTCTTCCTCCAGGGCAGGAAGGTGTCCGGTCTCAGTAGGACCTGCCCTACATGCAGTGCCATGTAGTTACTCTGGATAGAACAATACCTTAGAGGAGGAGTCATGTGTCAGGCTGCCAAGGGAGAGCGCCAGGAGCCTGTGCCAGAACCTCCTCACACCATGACATATTCCTTGAAGGTCACAGTCAGGCAGTTTGCCGTCACATCTGTAATTATTATATTCCCAAAGAAAGGCTTGAACTCCTGcatgggctcctcctcctcctcctcctccgcctccccctCAAACTGTTCCACCTGCTTCGGAGgctctggcactggcttctctgCTGGTGCCAAGGGAGCTTCTGGTTTTACTTGCACCAGGCCCAGCTCGCTATCCGCCCGAGCCTTGACGCACCGCAAGTCTATGGGCTCATCTAAGTCCGAGTCCAGCAGGATCACCTCAggctgggaagtggggagggcagggggctgAGGTCTCTCTGGGGCCGAAGGGCTCAAGCAGGTGGGGGCACTGATGCTCCGTGAAGTCAGGCGCTTCTTGCCACTTTCCTTGTCCCCGTGGGGCTCAGAGAGGCAGCGCTTCCGGGAcccacagcagctggaggagaggTTCAGCCCCGTGGTGGCAGAGCTGTGTTCCTGCTGACTAGAATCCAGGGTCCATGGGGCAAGGTTTGACTTGGTGGTGAGCTGCAGAGGTTGCTGCTCAGGAACGGGCAGCTCTTTACTCAGCGCTGCAGTCTTTGGGGGGCTAGTCCCGAGCTCAGGAACAACCTGAGTGACTTCAGTCCCAGATTTTCCTTTGGGGTCACTGCctgaccatctctcctctccgtGCTTTTTCCACGATGCCTGTCTCTCCTCCACTCCTTTCTTAGGAGTCCTATCCTCCACCATGCGCTTCTTGGGGGGCTCTCCAGACTTTATCTTCACTGCCTGCATGCCATTCTCCATGTACTTGCTCATGACAATCACGATGCGGCCATTCTTGTTTTTATTCTTGACAATCTTCATTTTGCCACCAATGCCGTTGCTGGTCACGCCATCGCggggaggtggtgggggtggccctGTGCCACTGGACAGGTTCTTCTCTGCCCCGTTCTTTCCTTCAGCACCACCTTGGTTCTTTACTGAGTTCAGCAAGCTTTTGGCTGACCCATGAGACCACTTGTCCGAGTGGGACATCAGCGTGCTCTTGCTGTGGTCCAAGCAGGCCTGCC
Above is a window of Hemicordylus capensis ecotype Gifberg chromosome 2, rHemCap1.1.pri, whole genome shotgun sequence DNA encoding:
- the CBX4 gene encoding E3 SUMO-protein ligase CBX4; protein product: MSCAAARGWSSVVWKGEPSGEDELPACETRAPSSPSSRSHPSKMELPAVGEHVFAVESIEKKRIRKGRVEYLVKWRGWSSKYNTWEPEENILDPRLLIAFQNRERQEQLMGYRKRGPKPKPLVVQLPSFARRSNVLTGLQGPAMENRPKLDLGSSGKSQQHQYELNSKKHHQYQPNGKESSIKHQSHSKGKYYYQLNSKKHHHYQPDPKMYEPHYQPSSKEPQQGQACLDHSKSTLMSHSDKWSHGSAKSLLNSVKNQGGAEGKNGAEKNLSSGTGPPPPPPRDGVTSNGIGGKMKIVKNKNKNGRIVIVMSKYMENGMQAVKIKSGEPPKKRMVEDRTPKKGVEERQASWKKHGEERWSGSDPKGKSGTEVTQVVPELGTSPPKTAALSKELPVPEQQPLQLTTKSNLAPWTLDSSQQEHSSATTGLNLSSSCCGSRKRCLSEPHGDKESGKKRLTSRSISAPTCLSPSAPERPQPPALPTSQPEVILLDSDLDEPIDLRCVKARADSELGLVQVKPEAPLAPAEKPVPEPPKQVEQFEGEAEEEEEEEPMQEFKPFFGNIIITDVTANCLTVTFKEYVMV